GCGGCGGCAGTTACGTCATCGTGCAGAAGTACCTGCATCCGCTGGCGGACTGGCGGGCGCTGACCGTCGAACAGCAGGAAAAGATCATCGGCCGTACCAAGCTGGACGATTTCGAGCTGTCCGACGCGGACAAGCCGGCGGACTCGCACGTCGCGGTGAACACCATCGTCGACGCCGACGGCACCGAACGCGAGATCCTGCGCGCCAACATGCCGTTCGGCAGCGTCAAGGACGGCGAGTTCGGCACCTACTACATCGCGTACGCGGCCACGCCCAGCGTCACCGAGCTGATGCTGACGCGCATGTTCGTCGGCACCGAAGAGGCGGCCTACGACCGCATCCTCGACTTCTCCATCGCGGTCACCGGCACCTCGTTCTTCGCGCCGACCGTCGATTTCCTGGAAGAACTTCCCCCACCGCCGGACGACACCGCAGCAGCAGAAGACGTGCAGCCCAACGACATCGGCGCTGGCTCACTCGGTATCGGCACGTTGAAAAGGAGCAGGCAGTCATGAACAACCTCCATCGCGAACTCGCGCCGATCACCGACGAGGCATGGTCGGTGATCGAGGAAGAGGCGACGCGCACCTTCAAACGGCATATCGCGGGCCGCCGCGTCGTGGATGTGTCCGGCCCGCACGGCCTGGACTACGCGGCCGTCGGCACCGGGCACACCGACTCGATCGCGCCACCCGCCGACGGCGTGCTCGCCCGGCAGCGCGTGGTCGCGCCGCTGGTCGAGTTGCGGGTGCCGTTCCGGTTGTCCCGCGAGGAACTCGACAACGTGGAACGCGGTGCCAAGGACACCGATCTGGATCCGGTGAAGGACGCCGCGCAAAAGATCGCCTTCGCCGAGGATCGTGCCATCTTCGAGGGCTACCCCGCTGCGAATATCACCGGCATCCGGGCGAGTTCGACCAACCAGGCGATCGCGCTGCCCAGCGATCCGCGCCAGGTGCCGGAGTCGGTGGCGCTCGCGTTGAGTGCGTTGCGCCTGGCGGGCGTCGACGGGCCGTACTCGGTGCTGTTGAGCGCGGACCTGTTCACGGCGGTCAGCGAGACCTCCGATCACGGGCACCCGATCCGCACCCATA
This genomic stretch from Nocardia brasiliensis ATCC 700358 harbors:
- a CDS encoding family 1 encapsulin nanocompartment shell protein, encoding MNNLHRELAPITDEAWSVIEEEATRTFKRHIAGRRVVDVSGPHGLDYAAVGTGHTDSIAPPADGVLARQRVVAPLVELRVPFRLSREELDNVERGAKDTDLDPVKDAAQKIAFAEDRAIFEGYPAANITGIRASSTNQAIALPSDPRQVPESVALALSALRLAGVDGPYSVLLSADLFTAVSETSDHGHPIRTHIERLIPDGEIIWAPAIDGAFVLTTRGGDYDLRLGQDLSIGYLSHDAESVQLYFQQSLTFLVYTAEAAVALES
- a CDS encoding Dyp-type peroxidase, producing the protein MSEPQSILEPLTPAAIFLVATIDEGGEAVVRDTLADIAGLRRSVGFRIPGAGLSCVTAIGAAAWDRLFAGPKPAELHEFPGFVGAQHRAPATPGDLLFHIRAQNQDACFELAMTIGDRLAGAATIVDETIGFRYFEQRDLLGFVDGTENPEGQSAYAAALVGDEDPEFRGGSYVIVQKYLHPLADWRALTVEQQEKIIGRTKLDDFELSDADKPADSHVAVNTIVDADGTEREILRANMPFGSVKDGEFGTYYIAYAATPSVTELMLTRMFVGTEEAAYDRILDFSIAVTGTSFFAPTVDFLEELPPPPDDTAAAEDVQPNDIGAGSLGIGTLKRSRQS